From Gemmatimonadaceae bacterium:
GCTGGATGCCAACCCGCGCAACGCTGGGCGTCGCACTGGCCGCCGCGCCGGGATGCACGCCGAACGTATGGGCGGACCTGCAGGCGGCATCGCCAACCGCGTGGCGGGGGTCGTGACGCGCGTCCTGCTGTGTGTCGTCGCCGCGCTTTGCGTTAGGCATACAGCCGTGGCCGCCCAGCAACCCGTGAGCGCACCGCGCGACACGACGCGCGCCGCGCGCGACACCGTCAGAGTCGATAGCACGGCGAAGCGCCTGGCAACCGTCGTCGTCACCGGCACCCGACTTACCGATGTCGACGAGCGGATTCCATCGCAGGTCGAATCGATGGACCTGCAGCACGTCTCCCAGGGCCCTGATGCCGCGTTTCGATCGCTGCAGCAGCTCCCTGGAGTCACGCTGTACGACGATCAGGGAACGAGACTCCAGCCGGAGCTGGAAGTGCGCGGGTTTCAGATCTCGCCGATCGTCGGCACGCCGCAGGGCGTGAGCGTGTTTCTCGATGGCGTGCGCGTCAACGAACCGGATGCGCAGGAGGTCAACTTCGATCTACTCCCGATGGGGGCCATCGACCACTCGGAGCTCGTGCGCGGATCGCAAGCGCTGTTCGGGCGCAATTCGTTAGGCGGCGCCCTGCTGTTCTTCACGCAGCGCGGCACGCCGACACCGTCGGCCGGCATCCAGCTCAGCACAGGCTCGTTCGGAGAACGAGTGGGCACGATTACGGCAGGCGGCATGATCAACGGTATCGATGCATTCGCAATGGGATCCGCCTCCAACGAGGATGGCTGGCGCCAGGCGACGGCCGCTCGAACACGACAGCTTTTCGTGACCATCGGGCGCCGCTCGACGGCCGGCGGCGCGGACACCAGCGACATCGCACTCAGCCTGCTCTATGCGCACGATCGGATCAGAGAGGCTGGCTCCCTTCCCGACAGCTGGATCGCCGTGAATCCGCGGCTCAACTACACCCCCGGCGATTTCTTCAATCCGGACCTGATTCACGTCGCGCTCCGCGGATTCCGCGGCGCGTGGGGCGGCACGCTGCGAGGCACCCTCTACTTTCGCCGCAACGACATCGAGCAATTCAACGTGAACGTACCGCCGCCGAGCACCGATGCGTTCATCGACAACAAGTCGCTCGGCGCAACGGGAGAATGGACGCGTCCTTTCCTGCTCGGCGCGCTGCCGATTGCGCTCACCGTTGGCGCCGAGTACGCACGCCAGAACGTGCGATTCCGGTTGACCAACACGGGCGGTGGCGAGCCCGATTCCGTCGCAACACTCGCGGTAGTCCACGAAGATGACGCCGCCGCGTACAGCCAGGCGGTCCTCGACATCACGCCGCGGCTGTCGGCAACGGCCGCGCTGCGGCTGGACTATGTGCGCATTCCATTTCGAGACGAGCTCAAGG
This genomic window contains:
- a CDS encoding TonB-dependent receptor, producing MRLLDANPRNAGRRTGRRAGMHAERMGGPAGGIANRVAGVVTRVLLCVVAALCVRHTAVAAQQPVSAPRDTTRAARDTVRVDSTAKRLATVVVTGTRLTDVDERIPSQVESMDLQHVSQGPDAAFRSLQQLPGVTLYDDQGTRLQPELEVRGFQISPIVGTPQGVSVFLDGVRVNEPDAQEVNFDLLPMGAIDHSELVRGSQALFGRNSLGGALLFFTQRGTPTPSAGIQLSTGSFGERVGTITAGGMINGIDAFAMGSASNEDGWRQATAARTRQLFVTIGRRSTAGGADTSDIALSLLYAHDRIREAGSLPDSWIAVNPRLNYTPGDFFNPDLIHVALRGFRGAWGGTLRGTLYFRRNDIEQFNVNVPPPSTDAFIDNKSLGATGEWTRPFLLGALPIALTVGAEYARQNVRFRLTNTGGGEPDSVATLAVVHEDDAAAYSQAVLDITPRLSATAALRLDYVRIPFRDELKAANDGTNTYDRLSPFLGLTWKASAALRGFVAYKSAFRAPAPLELACASPVAPCSLPSALGADPALAPVTTHDYEAGFDLDLPNHTSFDVDGFWTVVDNDIVFAAPNLTQVYFVNIPKSRRAGVEISAQTALPAGGRLFGSYSYVASTYQSTVQIATADTNPVPARPGDQIPSSPRHRGRVGVGMTRTIGALAFDAQLDLRAYSSQFLRGDEANRHAPVPGYAVSGFNLNGQYQRYTIQLEIDNLFDRRYQTFGAIAENSLGPPPGQAAPNAGSDEGALANFFTPGLPRRIVLSVGAKF